Sequence from the Bacillus sp. es.036 genome:
GATGAGCAGTAGAGGGTGAGTTGTATGGAGCAGAATCGCAAAGATCTTCTAATTTCACCATTCCTAATCATGTTTATTATTCATAGTAATCAAGTGGGAGTCGGGATATTAGGATTTCCGAGGTATATTGCGGCTTATACAGGGCATGATGCCTGGATTGTCGTGGTTATAACGGGGGTCATTTTTCATGTTTTTATATGGATGATGTACCGTGTTCTTAGTGATGGCTCGTTCGATATTATCGACCTTCATAATAAATGGTTTGGGAAATGGATTGGCTCCGTATTTAACATTGCTCTCATGATGTACTTACTATTAGGTACGATTGTCATACTACGCACGTTTATAGAAGTGATTCAGGCTTGGATGTTTCCTGAGTTAGCGACATGGATCCCAGTGGCGATGTATCTTTTGTTAACGTATTACGTCCTAGCAGGAGGGTTTCGTACTGTCGCAGGTATTTGTTTTTTTGGTGTGATTATTCCGATTTGGTTAGTATTTACGGTAACTGCTCCTATCAAATTTTCTACCTTTAGTAATTTACTGCCAATCATGGATCATTCCTTAAAGGAGTTTGCTCTTGGAACAAGGCAAATGACGCTCAGTTATGTAGGGGTTGATATTTTATTACTGGCCTACCCCTTTTTGAAAAATCCGAAAAGCTCGCGTATATGGGCACATATGGGCGTACTACTAACAACCTTGGTTTATACGATGGTGATGATCGTTTCATTAGCATTTTATAGCGAGGGGCAACTTCAACAGTCCATTTGGTCAACGTTAATCGCCTGGAAAGTAGTGGAGCTTCCTTTTGTGGAGCGATTTGAGTATATCGGTATTACTTTCTGGTGTTTTGTTGTTTTTCCAAACATTTGTCTTACCATGTGGGGAGCCAGTCGTGTTGGTAAAAAAGTGCTTCATATAAAGCAGAAGTACTTTATTTTTATTCTTATCACATTTGTATTTATCGCATGTGTAATGGTTGTCAATCGCGATCAAGTTGACTATCTAAATACGCTAACCTCTATAATAGGGACTTATGTGTACTACTTTTATATCCCATTTATTTTCCTATACAGTACGATTTGGAGA
This genomic interval carries:
- a CDS encoding GerAB/ArcD/ProY family transporter: MEQNRKDLLISPFLIMFIIHSNQVGVGILGFPRYIAAYTGHDAWIVVVITGVIFHVFIWMMYRVLSDGSFDIIDLHNKWFGKWIGSVFNIALMMYLLLGTIVILRTFIEVIQAWMFPELATWIPVAMYLLLTYYVLAGGFRTVAGICFFGVIIPIWLVFTVTAPIKFSTFSNLLPIMDHSLKEFALGTRQMTLSYVGVDILLLAYPFLKNPKSSRIWAHMGVLLTTLVYTMVMIVSLAFYSEGQLQQSIWSTLIAWKVVELPFVERFEYIGITFWCFVVFPNICLTMWGASRVGKKVLHIKQKYFIFILITFVFIACVMVVNRDQVDYLNTLTSIIGTYVYYFYIPFIFLYSTIWRRVTRRI